The DNA region CCCCGGGATCACGCCCAGCGAGCCGGGCGACTGGTAGCCGCCACTGCCACCGGTGGGGCAGTGCACTTCGAGCAGCACGCGTACGGACTCCGGCGTGCTGCGCGGATCGACGAAGGGATTCGGGCGGCCGAGCAGGTAATGGTCTACCCAGGCGTTGCGCTCGCTCACCACTTCGGCGTGCGAAGACTGCATCTCGTGGTTGCCGTTCAGCATCACCAGGCGTCGCGGCACGGCCGGGTCTAGCAGGTCGAACACATAAGCGCCGCCGCGCGGGCCGACCTGCTCATCCTGGTACGCGGTGACGATCTGCGTCGGCACGTTGATCTGCGGTGCGTAGTTGACCGTGGAGCGCGCCTGGAACCAGGGTGTGTCCTGGTCGATGACCCCGTGCACCAGCGGCTCCTCGATCACCGTGCGGCTGCTGGCGGCCTGGTTCTGCAGGCAGCGCGGATCCTTCTGCGCGTTGGCCTCGCCGGCGATGCCGGTGACCTTGCCGCCGCCGTAGTCGAACAGCGGCCGCACCGCGCCGGTCCACAGGAGGGGGAAGCCGTAGTTGGTCAGCCCGCCCGGGTACACCAGGTCGCGGTACAGGTCGCCGATCAGCCCCGAGAGCGTGATCACGCGCAGGCTGGGCGGGCGCGTGCTCGCCACCAGCGTGCCGGTGATGCCGGAATAGGAATGCCCGTAGAGGCCGACGTCGCCGTTCGACCAGGGCTGGCGCGCCAGCCACTCGATGGCCTCATGCCCATCCATGGCGCTGCGCAACGAGAACAGGTCGAACTCGCCGCTGGAGCAGCCGGTGCCGCGCAGGGAAATCTGCACGGTCACGTAGCGGTCCTCGAAGAATACCGAGCGCTGCGTGCGGCTGCTCTCCGCCAGGGGCAGTGCGAAGGGCAGGCCTGCGGCCTCGCCGACGCGGCCGGTCAGGGTAGGGCCGTCGGAGGAGCCGTTGTCGTAGCCGGCGATCTCGACGATGGTTGCGTACTTGCGACCTTCGACGTAGTTGTCCGGCATGCGCACGTGCATGGCGATCAGCGTGCCGTCGCTGACCTCCAGATAATGCGTCGGGCCCTCGAAGGGGCGTTCGCGGTCGCTGCGCGGCGGTTCCGCTGCGATCGGCGCGCTGCTGGCACCGCCACCGACCGACCGGCCGGCCGTGTCGCCACCGCCAGAGCCGCCGCAGGCCGACATGCCGATCGTGAAACCCAGCAGCGCCGGGCGCCAGAAACATGTTCGCATCAACACGCTCTCCACGGGCAGGGTGGGCCGATGATTCGGGCCCGCTGATCCGGGTGGCTATTAAAGGACGTACGGGCGGAATCATCTAGCGTCCAAAAAGCTGAAGGCGTAGTAATATCTAGTAGGGATGTAGTAAAAATTACGTAAGTGCCCAGCCTGCGGGAGCTAAGTGGCCGAACCAGAATGAAATTTCTGCAGCCCTTCATCAGCAACCTGTATCGCGCCGGGGCGGATATCCCGGCCGAGCAGTTCCAGGCCTGGGCCTATCAGGAGCTCAAGTCGCTGGTCCCCTTCGACGCCGCCATCTGGGGCAGCGGTACGGTCAAGCGCGGCAAGTTCCACAACGTCACGGTGCTCGGCCTGCCGAGCAACTTCGCCAGCGCGCTGGAGCAGACGCGGCACATCAACCCGCTCTACGACGCCATCCGCAACAACCTCGGCAAGACCATCGAGAACAGCGACGTCCTGCCGGATGAACAGTTCTACAAGTCCGAGATCTACCAGCGCTGCTTCAGCCAGTTCGGCGTGGAGCGCATCCTGACCAGCGCGCACGCCGACCTGCGCTCCGGCCTGTACACCCTGTTCAGCCTGTACCGCTTCGACCGCAAGCGCCGCTTCACCGAACAGGAAAAGCAGATCCACGAGATCGCCGGCTATCACATGCTGGAGGCGTATT from Nevskiales bacterium includes:
- a CDS encoding helix-turn-helix transcriptional regulator; translated protein: MKFLQPFISNLYRAGADIPAEQFQAWAYQELKSLVPFDAAIWGSGTVKRGKFHNVTVLGLPSNFASALEQTRHINPLYDAIRNNLGKTIENSDVLPDEQFYKSEIYQRCFSQFGVERILTSAHADLRSGLYTLFSLYRFDRKRRFTEQEKQIHEIAGYHMLEAYSHAFFLHLTRPKTTASNRLAAVVDSEGVPHEVQPGFLDLLEKKFPGGLKGLQLPFELRPNEGRYQVNGLCIKVRPLADLFLVRIWEEGPLDTLTEREREVVFGVCRGLSHKEIGRIIGLAPTTVSSHLYRAYKKLGVESRSALARLVHARRPS
- a CDS encoding CocE/NonD family hydrolase, translated to MRTCFWRPALLGFTIGMSACGGSGGGDTAGRSVGGGASSAPIAAEPPRSDRERPFEGPTHYLEVSDGTLIAMHVRMPDNYVEGRKYATIVEIAGYDNGSSDGPTLTGRVGEAAGLPFALPLAESSRTQRSVFFEDRYVTVQISLRGTGCSSGEFDLFSLRSAMDGHEAIEWLARQPWSNGDVGLYGHSYSGITGTLVASTRPPSLRVITLSGLIGDLYRDLVYPGGLTNYGFPLLWTGAVRPLFDYGGGKVTGIAGEANAQKDPRCLQNQAASSRTVIEEPLVHGVIDQDTPWFQARSTVNYAPQINVPTQIVTAYQDEQVGPRGGAYVFDLLDPAVPRRLVMLNGNHEMQSSHAEVVSERNAWVDHYLLGRPNPFVDPRSTPESVRVLLEVHCPTGGSGGYQSPGSLGVIPG